The segment cttaatcttatttattttaatatatttacacaaaatatttacaaaaggagtgtaaactagggagaggagacatttaacggaggttggacgggggacttcagcgggtatataattgtgcagagaagattgcattaagggacaacaaaagaataaatgatccatgtTTCCCTCATCAAAGCCACAATCACATAGAGAATGATCCCTAATTCTAAGTTTTGCTAGAAAGACTGGAGTGCAGGCATGGTTTAAACGTAAGCGGCATATAgttgagattattgttttattatgaatcctacattttgagaaccaaggtttttgaggaatttctggttggagttctccataaaatttgccttttaaagttttggaaacttgccaaatgtttgaccaactctcatacatcttgggtttcagggtagagcacaagtcatgagtgaatatttctgaatactgaaaggaacctgaatgagcagctgatctagcacaggcatctgcattttcattaccagagatgcccatgtgacctggaatccaagctaaaactatgttaattttgagttcatagcactctttcaaagtttctcttattttgagaATGATGGGAAACTGACTTTTTGTCTTAAACGGATTTGAGAGAATTGATTGGAGGCAACTTTTAGAGTCTGAAaggataatagaattgttcatgttgtgagACTTAACAAATAGAATAGCTTCAAGAATGGCGATTGATTCCCCTGTAAACACAGAAGTGGTGGGTGGGCAGCTATAACTCAGTATAATTCTTGTTGAGGGAATCCATACTGCAGCCCCAACCGGACTCATGTCTGTTTTTGAAGCATCCGTGTAGATTTTATACCAATGTCGAAAATCTGAGTCCATTAtatgagaaaaagttttatttgcttCTATAGAAAACTTATCAACACCTAAGTCTAAAATTACTGAGGGTTGGAAAGTAAGAGCATTGAAAGGCATAGAAAATAAAGGCAATTTAGAATATTGAAAGAGAGGGTTAGAGAGCTGAGAAAATAAAAGGTAACTATTTATAACGCAAGGTCTTTTGTCTtcaggtacaatattattatcattgtataaaACAGCTAATTGTTCTGATTTTTGGAGTAAGGGATGAGCTCGGCAGCCAGctagtttaaagaaaaatttattggcaAGGAATTGTCTACGTAGTGAGAGGGGAGGATCCACACATTCTACTTGCATTGCATTAATAGGGCTGGATTTCATAGCTCCCAATACTAAACGTAAACATTTAGCCTGAATTCTGTCCAATTTATTTAGACCTGCTTTGTTTGCTGGGATTAAGAACATAGTGCCATAATCTAAATGAGTGCGAATTATGGCATTGTATAGTAATTTTTGAGTGACGGGGTGAGCTCCCCACCAGACACCAGACAATGAGcgaagaatattaatatttttctcacaTTTCTGTGAGACATAATCAAAATGCTTGACGCCAGATAATTTGTGATCCAACCAAAtacccaaaaacttaacattattaacaattggtagatcaacatcataaattttaattttaataggtggaagaattcttttatttgtaaataaaactaccTTACTTTTAGATGTTGATAGAGACAGTCCATGTTGTGTTAAATATTCAGAAAGATAATCAAgagcattatttaaatgattagatGAATCTTGTATAGACTTGTCAGAAGAATACAGGAcaatgtcatctgcatattgcagtACCTGACAGAAAGGTGTAACGGTACTGTTGAGGTCATGGGTATACAGATTATAAAGAAGGGGACTAAGGACTGAGCCttgaggtaaacctttccaaaCTGACTTAGGAGGGAGGTAAGAGGATGGACCTTTAATAGTGATGGATCTCTCCATTAACATGTTACATATGAAACGGGATAACTTCACGGGGATACTCAGCTGGTTGAGTTTACTCCTGAGTAGGGGAAGTGAAACGTTATCATATGCAGATTCTATATCAAGAAAAACTCCCACAAGGTGTTCTTTTCTGAGGAGTGCTATTCTAATGTCAGTTGTAAGGATACCTAAGCTATCTAAGGAGCTCTTGCCCTTTCTGAAACCGTACTGGGAGGTGGAAAGGAGATTATTGGTTTCAACAAACCACTCAAGTCTTTGTTTAATCATGATTTCAGAAACTTTTGCAAGAGCAGAAGAGAGGGCAATTGGCCTATAGCTGGTGGCTTCAGATGGATTCTGACCAGGTTTAAGTAATGGAATAATTACCTGATTTTTCCAAGGTGGAGGGATGGAACCAAGATCAAAAAGGTTATTGATTATGCTAAGATAATATTCCTTGGTTGTAGATgatgaatttttaatgaaagagtATGGGATTCCATCTGCCCCAGGAGCAGAGTCAACTAGGCCATCCAGAGCAAGAAGAAGTTCAGAGAATGAGAAGGGGGACTCTAAACTGTGAGTTGAGGCAAGAGGGATTGGGGGGGATGGAAAATAGTCCATATTTGGAACTGAAGGGGGGGACATCCTATCTGAAAAGGAATCAAGCCATACAGAAGGATCCACATTAAAATCACACACCTGATCACAAAATGAAcctctaaattttttaatttgtttccagACAGTTGAGGATGGAGTGCTTGGTTTTAAATTCTGGCAAAAATTAATCCAACCTTGTTTTTCCTTTTTTCTGAATAAATGGGTAGCCTTCGCagccacttttttttaataagtaaagTTTGACATGGACATGtttctattgtaatttaattcagCTAATTTCCTTTCTTTAGCAGCAGCAGTGCACTCAGAGTCCCACCAAGGAGTTGAAATCTTATTTGAAACAGGTTTTTGTAAAGGGAAGTTGTCAGCACATGTAATCATGGCATtagctaatttattataattatctactGCATTAAAATGGTTAGTGACTGGAAACttagcaatttttttatcaagacAAGAAGAATATTTAGGCCAATTTGCTTctattaatctatatttaagagATGGGGAAAAATTTTGGGGTGGAATTACTTTGTCAGGGATAGAAATTATTATAGGAAAATGGTCACTACCATGGGAATTATGTAAGATGTTCCAAGAAAGGAGAGGAGCCAGACACGGAGAACATAAGGTGAGATCAACTGCACTTTTGGGATTTTGAGAAGGAGAAACCCTTCGGGTTGGAGAGCCATCATTGATAATGCAGAgattgatttcatcaaatacatCCAACAGGGAAAGGGCAAAATAGTCAGTGTGACTTGAACCCCATGAGGGATGATGGGCATTAAAGtctcccataataataataggaggGGGAATAGACGATAACAAAAGGAGAATATCTGCAATCATAGTTGATTGCGGATGGGGCACATAGATTGATACTAAGGAGAAGTTCATTACCTTTGCTGCAACAATGTTTATACCAGGATGGGAATTAGGAAGGATAATTGGGGAAAAGGGAAGGGTGCGTCTTATAAATAAGGCGCAACCCGCACCAACACTTTCTGCTCTATCATCCCTAAGGCACATATAGCCGGGGACCCTGAAGTGAGTTCCAGGGACCAGCCATGTCTCAGAGATGGCGATGGCAGAAggaagatatttattaattaggtgTATAAGGCTGGGTTTTTTAGGACGTAGGCTTCTGGTGTTCCATTGAAGAATGGACACTGGGGCCATGAATTTTACCAATAGATAAGATTTGTGATAGTTGATGGGCAACGTTGGACGGTAGGCTAAGATTGTTCTTGGTAATCAAAGAGAGTAAGATTGACAGGAGGGCCTCCAAGAGGTTATCATCCTGTgttgatgaagaagaagaaacttGGTGGTTTAGGGCAGAGCCATTTGGGAAGGCTGAAGGTACATCAGCAATGATAGCTTGGTGAGCAGCTCGATCATAAGGTTTACTCAATAAGGGTTTGGAACGTGGAGAAGAAAATACAGTTTTCTTATAGCTGACTGTGGGAGAAGGAGTGGGTGTCTGGCTCATGTGTGCTGAGGAGTAGTTATGGGATACAGAGGGGTTACGGAGAATTTCTGAGTATGGCCTCATCACCTTTGGGCAACGATTTGAGGCCTCCTCATAGGAAATGTTCCCTTGggacataataattttaattcttttttgtcTGCCCAGTTCAGGGCATTCCTTGTTTGTGGCAAAGTGTTGTCCTGAACAGTTAATACAGATAGCATCCTTTTCAGTTGTATCACATGAGCTACCAGCATGAGCTTGAGTACATTTGTAACATCTTGGGTTAGATCTGCATACAGTTTTGATGTGACCAAATCGGCAGCAGTTAAGGCATTGGATTGTAGGGAAAAGGTAGGTTTCAACAGGGAGGGAATTATGGAAGAGGAATATTTTTTCAGGAAGCACTTGACCATGGAAAGTTATTACAATTGTTTGAGTAGGTAACCAAGTAACTTTACCTTCCTCAATGACCTTTCTGTTGAATCTGCGAGCCTTTAAAATCTTACCACAACCAGTGGGAAGACTGACAGACTCCACAAACTCGTTCATAGATAAGTCCACAGGAACCCGGCGGACTATACCCATCTTGGTTATGTTGAAGTTTGGGATTGTTGCTGTATATTTATTGGCAGATAATACAGGgttatctaaaaatttgtttgcatcACCAGACGATTTGAATGTGACAGCTATTTTATTCCtaccgattttttttatgccGTCAGGGcaaatatttggaattttatgCCTATGCAGTAGTTGACCGAATTTGATGGGCTTTATAGTTTGGCCTGAGGTAGGGTCTTCCTCGATACGAGAAACATGGATAATAAATGGACCTTTATCAAAATCCGTATATTGTTTAAAACCAATAACTAAACTTGGGTCACAAAATACATTCTGAATGGACGCCGAAGCCAGATCCGTAtcagttatagttttttttgcaGCGTTTTCTTCTGAGCTGCTTGTATGTTTACGCCGTTTTGACCCGGCGAGTGTGGGGATATCCGGAGGGTCCGGAGGTTCCGGGGGAGAAATCTCCATTATTAAACGGTTAGTAAAATGTAAGGTTGACTATGTTAATTGTTAATGACTAAGTACTTAATCttaccaaaataaaaacaatccacCACCAATGAGAGAAAGGTAAACTCCTGTaatcaaaataacaataggCTACGATAGACAAAGCccataaaaaatgatcactgaATTTCCGAACTCGACTCACGCGTGGTAGCTAATCCAATCTTGTTAAGTTTTTCTTGCTGACTGTACTTCCTGGAACTGTCATTCGAGTCAGTTCCCGAGTTTGGTTGACCGGGTTGTTTGACTTTGACAAATATTCTGCAAGTTTTGTTTAGTTTTGTCTacatctaaaatatttaaattttcacttgTTTGATGTTCCTACTTTCTTGGTGTAAACGTAAAGGAGGGGTAACGGAACTTCGGAAGCAGTGGATCTTTAATATGATGAAGAACGAGACAGTAG is part of the Leptidea sinapis chromosome 13, ilLepSina1.1, whole genome shotgun sequence genome and harbors:
- the LOC126967556 gene encoding uncharacterized protein LOC126967556 is translated as MFLIPANKAGLNKLDRIQAKCLRLVLGAMKSSPINAMQVECVDPPLSLRRQFLANKFFFKLAGCRAHPLLQKSEQLAVLYNDNNIVPEDKRPCVINSYLLFSQLSNPLFQYSKLPLFSMPFNALTFQPSVILDLGVDKFSIEANKTFSHIMDSDFRHWYKIYTDASKTDMSPVGAAVWIPSTRIILSYSCPPTTSVFTGESIAILEAILFVKSHNMNNSIILSDSKSCLQSILSNPFKTKSQFPIILKIRETLKECYELKINIVLAWIPGHMGISGNENADACARSAAHSGSFQYSEIFTHDLCSTLKPKMYESWSNIWQVSKTLKGKFYGELQPEIPQKPWFSKCRIHNKTIISTICRLRLNHACTPVFLAKLRIRDHSLCDCGFDEGNMDHLFFCCPLMQSSLHNYIPAEVPRPTSVKCLLSLVYTPFVNILCKYIKINKIKLYY